In the Ctenopharyngodon idella isolate HZGC_01 chromosome 21, HZGC01, whole genome shotgun sequence genome, GAATTCAAATGGAATAAAGTTTATATATTTgctgtgtgtattttttatgaatgcatttaatatttagtatgaattaatatttattaagcttggttaatgaatattaattacgtTACGTTACTTTACCAAAGGCTGTCACAAGGTATTCGAGAGACGTCACATGACTATTTAAtattcatagccacgcccttaCCATTGAAATATTCACCATAAGGAACGTCAGCGGAActaaatttaaactaaatttatATGTTGGTTGTTTTTGTTCCGTTAAGAAATTTAAATGTTGGTTGTTTTTGTTCCGTTAAGAAATTTAAATGTTGGTTGTTTTTGTTCCATTGAGAAATTTAAATGTCGGTTTAATCATAGAACGAAAGTTTTTGCAAGATTTAAAAGTTTAGAATCATATTTACCATAGTACAGTGGTTAAAAACTGAACTGAAAATGAATCCTTTCCTGTGTGAGAATTTAAATTTAAGGAAGTGGAATTTAAATGGAATAAactgctgtgtttttttttatgatttatttcatatttattatgaattaatatttattaagcTCGGTTAATGAGTATTAATTACGTTACGAAGGCTGTCACAAGGTACTCGAGACGTCACATGACTATTTAATATTCATAACCACGCCCTCACCATTGAAATGTTCCAAGGAACGTCAGCGGAActaatgaatattcatgagctgGGACTTCTCTTATTTTGTAGCTTCCCTCTTTTGCTGTATTAGTTTGAGTGGTGTATGATTGTTCTGCTTTAATCaaacatgattagttttaatTCAGCGTGTTGAGAGGAATCAGAGTTTGTCTGTGAGCGACTCTTCCGTGTTCGGCTGAAGCTGAGAATGAAACTCGCGCTGTGTTTTCTGCTCGTTTCTGTCACTCGTGTCGCGGCCAAACCGCCGAATATCGTGTTTATTTTGGCGGATGACTTCGGCTGGAATGATGTGGGATATCACGGTTCCGAGATCAGAACTCCTCATCTGGACCGTCTGTCCGGTCAGGGGGTTCGGCTGGAGAATTACTACGTCCAGCCGCTGTGCACTCCATCCCGAAACCAGCTGATGACCGGCCGCTACCAGGtcagaaattaattattaatgaataattaattaatgaattatacCATCATATTCTCTGAGAAAGTATTGTGTACAGCAAGTTAATGTGTTGGTATCAAGAGttcagaactgaactgagaaGGAATTCATttcctgaatttgaatttaaggAAGTAGAgttcaaatggaaaaaaagttcATAGAAGTTTTTGTTAATGCATTTGATTTTTCAGTATAAATTATCTATAAACATGCATAATACCATGTTTATGTGCATAGATACCATGGTACTGTTTAATACCATATTCATATTGGTCATGcatattcaattatttatttaaattcaattacATGCACGTTTACCATAGTaccatgttgttgttttttgttggaAGTGCCACAGTATATTTGATTGTACATGTGTGTTGTGGTCAGATTCACACGGGTCTGCAGCATCAGATCATCTGGCCGTGTCAGCCGTACTGTGTTCCTCTGGACGAGAAGCTTCTGCCGGAGCTCATGCGGGACGCCAGCTACGACACGCACATGGTGGGCAAGTGGCATCTGGGCATGTTCCGGAAGGACTGTCTGCCCACCCGCCGAGGCTTCCAGACCTTCTTCGGTAGGTGCGAGAAACCAGATGGAGGATCAGAGTCAACAGGAACCAGGAACAGACGCTTTATATTGGTCATgtggttgtgtttgtttgtctgcAGGTTACCTCACGGGTTCAGAGAAATATTTCACTCATCACAGATGTAGTTTCATCGCTCCTCTGAACGTGACGCGCTGCGCTCTGGACCTGCGGGACGGGGAGGACGTGGCCAGCAATTACACGGGTCAGTACTCGACAGAACTCTTCGCTCAGAGAGCCACGGACATCATCACACGCCACCCACCTGAGAAGGTACACATgctcataaacacaaacacGTGAAAAAACATGTCATCTGCATCTGAACAGACGTGTTCTTCCTGTTCACACCAACATTGTTGCTCTTGCTCTACCCTGCCTATATGGTACTAATGTTATTTGTGAAGGTCTTAAAAgccttaaatttgattttaaaaacccAGATCAGAAATGGGAAATGCATCCGTCTGACCAGAGGCAGGGAAACACATGCGTCTCTGCTTTCAACTCTTAATAAGGAAAAGATTATTAACttaggaaaaaaataaacactcaTATCAGATATGAATGCGCTGCATCTGTCAGTTCATGAATGTCACAGAGGAGTTTTTGATGGTTTCTCTTGCTTCGCAGCCGTTGTTCCTCTATGTGGCGCTGCAGGCGGTTCACGCCCCCCTGGAGGTTCCCAAGCGCTATGTCGCCCCCTACAGCTTCATCAAGAACGATCGGCGGCGCGAGTACGCGGGGATGGTGTCGGCGATGGATGAAGCCGTAGGGAACATCAGCCGAGCTCTTCAGGACGCTGGACTGTGGAACAACACCGTTCTCATTTTCTCAACAGGTACTGAGGAGCTCAAAGATGTACGTCAAGTGTATTTGTAGAGCatgttacacaaacacatcgtcTCAAGTCATACTTCTATAATagctatattgtatttatagtgtTGTCTAGTACATACATCAGTGACTACAATTCAGAGATTTAAACATTGGTCGGTTTCGTTCTgttaaagattttaaatgtcGATTGATTTTGTTCCGTTAAGAAATGTAAATATTGGTTGTTTTTGTTCCGTTAAGAGATTTTAAATTTCGGTCGGTTTTGCTTCATTAAGAGATTTAAACGttggttgttttgttttgttagcaGATTTTAAATTTCGGTTGGTTAAGAAATTTAAATGATGTTCGTTTTTGTTGAGATTTAAATGTTGGTCGGTTTTATTCCGTTACGAGATTTTAAATGTCGGTTGTTTttgttcctttaaaaaaaattaaatgtcggtcagttttgtttccgttaaaatattttacatttcggtcggttttattctgttaagagatttaaa is a window encoding:
- the LOC127504045 gene encoding LOW QUALITY PROTEIN: arylsulfatase B-like (The sequence of the model RefSeq protein was modified relative to this genomic sequence to represent the inferred CDS: inserted 2 bases in 1 codon) is translated as MKLALCFLLVSVTRVAAKPPNIVFILADDFGWNDVGYHGSEIRTPHLDRLSGQGVRLENYYVQPLCTPSRNQLMTGRYQIHTGLQHQIIWPCQPYCVPLDEKLLPELMRDASYDTHMVGKWHLGMFRKDCLPTRRGFQTFFGYLTGSEKYFTHHRCSFIAPLNVTRCALDLRDGEDVASNYTGQYSTELFAQRATDIITRHPPEKPLFLYVALQAVHAPLEVPKRYVAPYSFIKNDRRREYAGMVSAMDEAVGNISRALQDAGLWNNTVLIFSTDNGGQTLAGGNNWPLRGRKWTLWEGGVRGVAFVTGPLIEQPGTVSRGLIHVSDWLPTIVGLAGASTNGTKPLDGFNVWDTISRGQASPRVELLHNIDPLYVDDSPCPGDEVSGEFLQDSLHSSASRPVALGSRSEFNISVHAAIRYKNWKLLTGYPGCPLWIAPPGGRPVKAPEPLKQVMLFNIEEDPQERVEVSHQRPEVVAFLLRRLQQYQNQAKPIIFPPDDPRCDPEATGAWGPWXNDEDDEG